cttatttcactatgctgaagcttatatgaaatgttcattttcgcgatcgttcccctttaattccttGTTGCTGTACAATGGAAAAGGAAGTCCTTCCAGTCTTTTGCAATGCTCCTAGGCATGACATGGACTATGGCGGTGAACaagattcattaaaggggtggttaacttttaagGTAACCTTTATTAGGTTATAGAACggtcaattcaaagcaacttctcaattggtctccattatttatttattatagttttatagttatttggctttttcttctgactctttgcagatttcaaatgggcatcgctgactcccttctaaaaaacaaatgctctgtaaggctacaaatgtattgttagttacTTGTTATTcttgatccttctattcaggacctctcctattcatattgcagtctcttattcaaatcaatgcatggttgctaggggactttggatcctagcaacaagatggctgaaataaaactagagagctgctaaataaacagctaaataactcaaaaaccccaaatagtagagaatgaaaaccaattgcaaattgtctcagaatctcactctctacataatactaaaagttatcttaaaggtgaacaacccctttaagaatacctAGCATATGGCACATATTGGGTATATAATTAATAGTAAAAGAAATCCAGCAATTACACTGAGCATAGGTTGACAGAAAAAGGGGTGCAGTGAGAATAGCTCAGGATTAATACATCAATGCCCAAAGTGCTCTAACCTTTGCCAATCACCAGTCCGCATTTGTCAGCTGGCACAGTGTATGTGATTTCTTGCATGCTTCCTGGCGTACTGATGCTCCAATCACCGCGACTCCGCCCCCTTCCCCGTGCCAGTGAGAGACCTCCAAATCCGTCACGTTCCTGCAGCATGAGAAGATAAGACAATTCTGATCCAATACTTCATTTGGGAACCCCCCAAGTAAATGGATTATGAATGGCAAACTGGACCAACTTAAAGTGAGTTAAATATCAGAATTTATGGcctgtgttttaaagggataatgtcatgggaaaatatgttttgttttttttttaaatagtgctgctccaactgcagtgaaatctgtttctcaaaataatttatttttttatatttaattttgaaatcagacatggggctagacatattgtcaatttcacagctgcccctagtaatgtgacttgtgctctgataaacttcagtcactctttactgcaagttggagtgatatcagccccctcccccccagcagcctaacagcagaacaatgggaagttaacgagatagcatctccctaacacaagataacagctgcctggtagatctgataacagcaatagtaaaatccaggtcccactgagacacattcagttacattgagtaggagaaacaacagcctgccagaaagcagttccatcctaaagcacatgaccaggcaaaatgacctgagatttcCAATCTGGGTGAAATGCGTCACAAATAGGTAAAGGGTCATTGTCATTAAGAATCAGTGGTATGGATAGTTCTATAGAGATACTGATTGCTACTATGGATACTCACCTGTGCTGTAAGAATAAGTTCGTTGATGATATGAGCAGCATGCTGACACCGGTCAGGGAGGCCCATTATCTGTGCCGCTCGCTCAGGGCTGATCCCATCATCTGCAAGAGGAAAAACACAGGGCATATCATCTAAATGTTTAAGCATGAGAGCAAAGACTACCACAGGCCAAGATACACAAGAAGAGCAACCACCAAATCATATCTGACGCAGACATGGTATTCCTGGCGTTCTAGTATATACGTTATAATAAAGAGGAATCATTCAGGGTGAAAACCTCTCCTTATATAAAGTAAGTTGCTGTCTGGAATAATATTTGCAGATATTGGATAAACAcatatgattaaaggagaactaaagcagtagctagaaatgctgtacattatgttttgtgctactggggcatctttggagacacagatctttactgctaaagggatgtggttgccttaggctggtacagaagcacaaaacaacatttctagctactactttagttttactttccttgtcctttaataaggTGTTTAGGAAACAACAGCTGTCCAGATGTCATGGAAGGGATTGATATGGCATGACAGATAAACGGCAGATAAGTGAAGGCCACGAACCTGGCTTGAACTGAATCCTCACTCCAGCGTCATTCTGAATCTTTTTGATCATTTCACCATTTCTTCCGATTATGATTCCCACAGCGAACCTAGGCACAGACACCTGTTGGAAAACACAAACTgcgcttaaaggggaagcttcctgAAAACAGAACCGATAGTTTCCTTGCAAACTAGAGAGACAGTTTTTTATCACTAGTGTCACCGTTTTACTCCTGTCTGTGGAAGAGAAGGGGATGCAAGTAACCTACCTCTACGCTACCTCCACCAATCCTCGAGCTGAAATCGCTGCGGATGCCTCTGAAGTCAGCCTGGTCTTTTTCTCGGATGATCTCCAGGACCAGATCTCTTGCTTGCTGGAGGAGAAAACAACAGAAAGTGTACTTTAAAAAGGTATAGTGGCACAATAACATTAAAGTGATACGGTCAAGGgaaaactggttttttttttgtttttttttttaatgtagttaatagtagttaatagtgctgctggagcctaattctgcattgaaatcagtttttaaaaaagcaaacagatttttttctatttaattttgaaatcggacatggggctagactggtagatctaagaacaacacttaatagtaaaatccaggtcccactgagacacattcaattacattgagtaggagaaacagcctgccagaaagcagttccatcagaaagcacatgaccaggcaaaataacctgagatgcaccaacacaccaatattacaactaaaaaaaaaaaacttagtttcaggaatgacattttatattgtagagtgaattatttgcagtgtaaacagtgtcatttagaaattaaaatcatgacacaatccctttaatccTGGAGACAGGAGCGTAAAATGGGTCATGTGTTCTCAaagaatgttaaaggggttgttcacctttaaagtaactttttgtatgacgtagagagtgatatttgtggtttttgaattatttagctttttattcagcagctctctagtttgcagcaatacgggtccaaattaccaggcactgatttgaataagagactggaatatgaatagacatgagtaataaaaagtagcactaacaatacatttttagcctttcagagcttttgttttctagatggggtcagtgacatccatttaaaagagtcagcagaagaaggcaaataattcaaaaagaaaaaacaaagaccaatttaaaagttgcttataattggccattctatagcatactaaaagctaacaatGGTTAACTACCCCCTTTAAGGCTCATTTCCCAGTGAGTGGATCCTCCACTTCCACTTGCCATTTAAATTAAAGGCAAACCATCACTTCCGGTGTAAATGGGGCAGATTTTGGGCTGAAGATGCACACAAGCATGTATTCAGTGTGCACAGGGGACAGATGCTATGGGTTCATATCAAGCCCCCCAGCAGCTGTGGTGTCTACTCCCCCTACTAATACACTCATATTAATCACGAAAAGGCTGAGCCTTCTTACCTGCACTTTGAAAGGGTCACCCGTTATCCTCAGAGGCTTGTCTGCTCCCGTTGGTAAAGGCCCATCTTGGATCATGATCATTTTAACCCCAGTCCTCTCCTGTAAATAACAACATTGCAATAATGCAGAATCGTCTTGCCCACATAGAAAAATCCACTTCTGTAGTTCAATGTCAGATAATAGCTGCAAAATCTGGTGGtgaagatgggggggggggtgcatgtgGAGATGGAATCCAATCAGCACATGTTCAACAGTCGATGCAcactaaaggggcagatttatcaagggtcggattgaaaattcaaatttgcatttaccagttttatggtcaaaacggtcGAATTCGACTATGGAgttattcaaaaaatttgaattcaatctTTGAGATTTATCCTacactggcactttaagaactcaaagtcaactatttgccacctaaaacctgccaaattgctgttcaattcaatgggagacgtccagggatcaattttgagttgtttgcagccttcctgacattcgagtttttaaaatccGAGTTTCGATTCGAGTTTTGGTGTCTATTCTATTCACCAAAGTCTAttcctggtggaagattgccttctcTTCAAATACTTGGTTTGAACCGCTCCCTTGCTGAAGACTTGGTGAGTTACTATTTTATGTTGGACTACAACATGTTGTATATTAGTCTATGCACACTTGTCAATTGGATTGGAGAGGGATTGCTTAACTCTAAACCTGAGTCTGGCTTAAGCTCTATGGTAGCAGGTCAGGTATTTGTGCACCCACTGCACTTTAAGATCTGTAATATACATGCGCATAGTACAGGAAACCTGcaccaggtaaaaaaaaaaaacatctattttgtAGAGCATTCTATAGGTTTTCCCACCTGCTGTGTGGGTATTTTCGGTGTACTCTGGGTTCCCTCCAtactccaaattcgatttaaCTGGCCCTAGGGTGCTCGGCTCGAGCAGAGACCAATGTGAATGAGGGATaacctctgtaaagtgctgctgtATAATGCTATGTTATATAAagaacaataaatgttttttttttttttaagagcacAGACTAATGAAACCGTAATGCACCAAGGCCAGACATTTAAAACATGGAGGTTGCATATTAGCTAAGCATGCTTATCTGACAAACCCACATCCTGAGCAAACTTTGAACTCATTTACTACCTTTCACTTTCTACTGCAGAaaaatacaaagaagaaaaaaaaagttacaattaaattaaaaagtgcttaaaataagaaagaaaaacacagtGGAGTTGAAAGAATTAAGTGCTAATTATAAGCAGCTCAAACTCTGGAAATTAACATCCTACAAAGCCTGCGGCACACTGAGCGTAATTACACGCTACTACCTGCTGCAGAGCAAAACTATTAGCAAAATGAAGTGGATGGGGCTGGCGGGGCGGAAAAGGGGCAGAGATGATGGGCCAGACTTAGATATAAAAGCCCTTGGGTTTAACTCCTTCAGAGACGTAGGAATGAACGTACCTGCAGCTGCTTGATGGTTTCCCCTCCTTTGCCGATGACCAGGCCCACTTTTGAAGCAGGGATGAGGATCTCTTGGACTGTGCTGTTGCTGTCCATGTCATTGTGAAACCCTGGCCCATTCCGACAACGATCCACAATCTGACCCAGGAGCCTCTTCGCCTGACTGCAGAGAGTTATTCAGAATTACCAACTATATCagaattataagtaatatatagaCAGTgctgcttattgtgtgcccaggacattcctgtatattgcagcagcctcttatgcataaatataaacatgcagagaaggaatgttctaggcCCACAAtcagctatactctcatactgtactgtctaagggaatcaatatggcacctcctcccatatgtataaatacaaatatacagagaaggaatgttctgggcacacaataagctatactctcatactgtactgtctaagggaatcaatatggcacctcctcccatatgtataaatacaaatatacagagaaggaatgttctgggcacacaataagctataccctcatactgtactgtctaagggaatcaatatggcacctcctcccatatgtataaatacaaatatacagagaaggaatgttctgggcacacaataagctataccctcataatgtactgtctaagggaatcaatatggcacctcctcccatatgtataaatacaaatatacagagaaggaatgttctgggcacacaataagctataccctcatactgtactgtctaagggaatcaatatggcacctcctcctcccatatgtataaatacaaatatacagagaaggaatgttctgggcacacaataagctataccctcatactgtactgtctaagggaatcaatatggcatctccctcctcccatatgtataaatacaaatataccgagaaggaatgttctgggcacacaataagctataccctcatactgtactgtctaatggaatcaatatggcaccttctcccatatgtataaatacaaatatacagagaaggaatgttctgggcacacaataagctataccctcatactgtactgtctaagggaaacaatatggcacctcctcctcccatatgtataaatacaaatatacagagaaggaatgttctgggcacacaataagctataccctcatactgtactgtctaagggaatcaatatggcacctcctcctcccatatgtataaatacaaatatacagagaaggaatgttctgggcacacaataagctataccctcatactgtactgtctaagggaatcaatatggcacctcctcccatatgtatgaatacaaatatacagagaaggaatgttctgggcacacaataagctataccctcatactgtactgtctaagggaatcaatatggcacctcctcccatatgtatgaatacaaatatacagagaaggaatgttctgggcacacaataagctataccctcatactgtactgtctaagggaaacaatatggcacctccctcttaccatatttatacatatacagagaCTTCTCTGGGCACACAAATAGCTTTACATATACTCTACTGTCTAAGGGGATTTATAAGAGTTCTCCaactaaatatacaaatataaatagacAATCTGCATACATATTGCCTCATATTGTCCTAGTTATAAAGAGAACATGAACACTTTCAGCCTAAGATCTGCTTTCCTACCACTAAACATCCCTGCAGATTGCTCTTGAGCAGCAGCAAGAAAGCCGGGCTAATggatatatatagaaaacaaaacagaaacccTATGGCTTTAATGTAATATGCAGTtgccaataaaatgttttccatCTCAGTGCTCACAGCAGCTCTGCCTAAGTGAGGGGGGCTCCGGAACTCCTTAACAGCTACAGAGACTGGCTAGAGTGCAGCAAAACCATCTTCAGGCAGAGAGGGGACTAGGAGGCTGGCCGGCCAATACCAGCTCCTGCCAGAAAGCGTTTGATGAGGGTGATGGTAAAACTGCCTCCCTCTCTGCATGCTGCGATACCTTCATGGACTTTTGTGGTCGATCACAGAGCGAAAACATGCAGTCATTTTTAAAAGAGGCGGGGAAGAAACCATGGGAACAGGGGGCTGATTTGAGTAAGATTAAACTTAGCACcattcactttaccatataaaatttcattcctaacccaagtagtatatttttttagatgtaatattggtgtgtaggtgcatctcaggtcgttttgcctggtcatgtgctttcagaaaaagccagtgctgcactatggaactgtttgacagactattgtttctcctactaaatgtaactgaagtcgcagtgagacatggatttttactattgactgctgttcttcgaactaccagggagcggttatctggttagcttcccattgttttgctgattgGGGGAAAGGGAGAaaggtgatgtcactccaacttgcagtgcagcagtaaagagtgactgaagtttatcagagtacaagtcacatgacttggggcagctgggaaactaacaatatgtccagccccatgtcagatttcaaaattaaatataaaaaaaatgtgcttgctcttttaaaaaaatggatttcagcgcagaagtctgctggtggagcacaaaaaaaaaacatgttttcccatgacagtgtccctttaagaatggcGACGGGTGGAGAATGTTTTCTCTGCATATATGTAGAACTTACTCTATGCTTTCCGGTGTCCCGGTCAGGACACAAGGTCTGTCTGGCATACCTCCGCTGTCTGGAAGgcaggagaaaataaaaaaaacgtaagGACAACATTAAGTTGCAGCTCATGACTGAAGTGTTTAATAAATTAGAATAATAGATTGAAAGTTGTTGCACTACTTGGGGGCAGACTGTGAAGGAGTGGtcaaaatgtattggtattgcttcCAACAAAAGCATTGTAGACATGTTTTATAATACTGATCCTTCCCCCAATTTGATTGTTCTCCACAAATATCTAAGCCAATGGGCATAGACGGGAATATACTGAAATAATTGGGGGGCCAAGGCATATACCAACAGGCACTCCACTGGGGGACTTGCCTAAGCCAATGGGCATTTACTCCCAGTGGGGAAATGGCCTATTAAATAGTCAGGAAACATAAAATTAACAGGAACCACCATTTATAAAATTGTTTTCCTGCCTACCTGGAGCTATCTGTATCTTGCAACCAGATTCTGTCTGGATCCGCGAGATCTGCTCTCCACCTCGTCCAATAACTGGAagaaaacaaacaacattttaatCCGTTCATTACTGGTACATATGAACCCTGGGGAAAAGGAAACACTTCCTAGAGCTATCCTATTGCCCACTGCAATATATGGGTCAGAAAGACAGATACCATAAAAGCTAATGAAGAGTAGCAACAACAAATCTAGGGCTTGTTTCAAGTCAGTCCAATAGAAGTACCTTTTGCAGGATCTGGCTGAATCAAACCTAAACACTTATCAGGCGACTTTAAACTTTACAATATTTTGGTCAGAGATGATGGAATATTTCATAGAATGCAAAACTACATTCAATTGGTATATAGTATAATTGAAATAGATGAATATATGAATAAAGCATCTACAGGGAAAGGAAGCCTCTACTGTTACAAGCAGTGAGATAGACCCTATAACTTCTGTTAAAAGTACCAGTTAACATTGATTTAAGTCTTTTAGTCTGGGGCTGGAAACCAAAAGGAACTTACTGAATCCCACCATCTTGTCAGGCACTTTATATTCTTCGGTCATCACAGCcctagagaaaagaaaaaaaagaatacttaAAACAAATCCATAAGGTATAAAAACTAAATCACGCTTTCAGGCTAACAGGCCCATAGGTCCTTTCAGCTTTGTAAACTATAGATCCTGGGGTACCTAGGGCACAAATAAggactcgccccaaatctccccctaactggccttcagactgggcccccttagctcataacaaggttacagatatatagaaacattggggtaacagtcaccctgctatagttccaggtgtacccaggacacaaataagcactcaccccaaatctccccctaactgaccttcagctgggcccccttagctcataacaaggttacagatatatagaaacattggggtaacagtcaccctgctatagttccaggggtacccagggtacaaataagcactcaccccaaatctccccctaactgaccttcagactgggcccccttagctcataacaaggttacagatatatagaaacattggggtaacagtcaccctgctatagttccaggggtacccagggtacaaataagcactcaccccaaatctccccctaactgaccttcagactgggcccccttagctcataacaaggttacagatatatagaaacattggggtaacagtcaccctgctatagttccaggggtacccagggtacaaataagcactcaccccaaatctccccctaactgaccttcagactgggcccccttagctcataacaaggttacagatatatagaaacattggggtaacagtcaccctgctatagttccaggggtacccagggtacaaataagcactcaccccaaatctccccctaactgaccttcagctgggcccccttagctcataacaaggttacagatatatagaaacattggggtaacagtcaccctgctatagttccaggggtacccaggacacaaataaacactcaccccaaatctcccctaactgaccttcagactgggctcccttagctcataacaaggttacagatatatagaaacattggggtaacagtcaccctgctatagttcagggATACCTTTAAACGAACATTGCACCCGAGGCATTTAATCTTAATTTTGTATGATTTTAAAaagatttagctttttgttccaGCTTGGGATTTCATTAGTTATCTGGTTGCCAAGTACCAATTAaaactagcaaccaggcagtggtataAATGGCAGCCTAAAAGAAACAGTTGTAATAATTAACTGGAAGAGGAACTATGCCTTTAATTTACTTAACGACTCTTTTTCACCGTTGTCCCTCTGACACACCCGAGGGGGAAAACACTGGTATAAAGTAAAAACAGACCATTTCCTATTAAAACACAATAACTGTGCTACAGTACTATTCTACAGCAGctgatctggttaccttcacccTCAAGGGATTATACAAACTCTATTTTAGGAGTAGAAAAGCATCTGGTCTCAGGAACTCCTGACATCCTAACAATGTGCTGCCTGGGAGCCACGGGGATCTACAGTATGTGATGCAAATTTGCACCAAAACATTAGTTGTGCCAGTGCTTACGTGTAGTTTTCTGCAATAAATCAGAATCATGGACCAGATCCCTCCAGCTCTCCGGTGTAATAGGAATGTGtaactaaagctggtcatagatacAAAGAGAAGGTCGTACGAATCTTGGTTTGGTACCATTTTCGTACGATTGCAGTCTTTGAATTAATGGGCACAACATCCAATGGGTGacggtcactactatttgtcggataAATCTTGTTTAcgattctagtttttgaattaatgggCACAACAtccaatgggagactgtcactactatttgtcgcaTAAATCTTTTGTACgattgtagtttttgaattaatgggCACAACATCCAATGGGTGACAgccactactatttgtcggataAATCTTATTTACgattgtagtttttgaattaatgggCACAACATCCAATCGGTGACAgccactactatttgtcggataAATCTTGTTTATGactctagtttttgaattaatgggCACAACAtccaatgggagactgtcactactatttgtcggctATATCTTTCATACGATTGTAGTCTTTGAATTAATGGGCACAACATCCAATGGGTGACGTGAcagtcactactatttgtcggacaaaTCTTGTTTACgattgtagtttttgaattaatgggCACAACAtccaatgggagactgtcactactatttgttggataAATCTTGTTTACgattgtagtttttgaattaatgggCACAACATCCAATGGGAGACTGTGACTACTATTTGTCGGATATATCTTTCTTACGATTGTAGTCGTTAAATTAATGGCCACTACATTGCccgattttttctttttacaactttatttaatctgaatggttagtggtaggttggAAGATTGCAAGGATTGAGGGTTTGTGGGACATAAGGAaa
The sequence above is a segment of the Xenopus laevis strain J_2021 chromosome 8L, Xenopus_laevis_v10.1, whole genome shotgun sequence genome. Coding sequences within it:
- the fubp3.L gene encoding far upstream element-binding protein 3, translating into MAELVQGQNAAPVGIKAEGFADALHRVRQIAAKIDGIPHLNNSGPLVDASLYGYGVQKRPMDDPVGNQLGALVHQRAVMTEEYKVPDKMVGFIIGRGGEQISRIQTESGCKIQIAPDSGGMPDRPCVLTGTPESIDQAKRLLGQIVDRCRNGPGFHNDMDSNSTVQEILIPASKVGLVIGKGGETIKQLQERTGVKMIMIQDGPLPTGADKPLRITGDPFKVQQARDLVLEIIREKDQADFRGIRSDFSSRIGGGSVEVSVPRFAVGIIIGRNGEMIKKIQNDAGVRIQFKPDDGISPERAAQIMGLPDRCQHAAHIINELILTAQERDGFGGLSLARGRGRSRGDWSISTPGSMQEITYTVPADKCGLVIGKGGENIKNINQQSGAHVELQRNPPPITDPGVRIFTIRGVPQQIELARHLIDEKVGGPTIGGPSSFGQSAFSQAHATPHQNGPQAFVTPGWGSTYQAWQQTAQQLQGQQSQQQNAQPDYSKAWEEYYKKQNQAANAPSQASSQPDYTMAWAEYYRQQAAYYGQSLGQTQSHNQEQ